One genomic window of Psychrobacillus sp. INOP01 includes the following:
- a CDS encoding SDR family NAD(P)-dependent oxidoreductase: MRLTGKVAVITGAGSGMGEAEALMFAREGAKVVLTDINFEATEAVVAQIKEAGGEAIAIKHNVASKEDWENVYNKTIEAFCKLDILVNNAGISLSKDFMEQTEEDWARTYAININGTMLGMQLAIPLMEKNEGGSIVNISSISALTGMAGAGAYTASKGAVRSITKAAAVDYGKKNIRVNSVHPGYIVTPMSAPHMEHPDYKNYFLSQIALPNLGKAEEVASAVLFLASDEASHITGIELPVDGGVTAK, from the coding sequence ATGAGATTAACAGGCAAAGTAGCGGTAATTACAGGAGCAGGAAGCGGAATGGGAGAAGCGGAAGCACTTATGTTTGCAAGAGAGGGTGCTAAAGTTGTTTTAACAGACATCAATTTTGAAGCAACAGAAGCAGTAGTCGCACAGATCAAAGAAGCTGGTGGAGAAGCGATTGCTATCAAACATAATGTTGCTTCTAAAGAAGACTGGGAAAACGTTTATAACAAAACAATTGAAGCATTTTGCAAATTAGACATTCTAGTAAACAATGCAGGAATCTCATTATCTAAGGATTTCATGGAGCAGACAGAAGAAGACTGGGCACGTACATATGCCATCAATATCAACGGTACGATGCTTGGTATGCAACTTGCGATTCCTTTGATGGAGAAAAATGAAGGTGGTTCGATCGTGAACATTTCTTCCATCTCTGCATTAACTGGGATGGCTGGAGCAGGAGCTTACACAGCTTCTAAAGGTGCTGTTCGTTCAATAACAAAAGCAGCAGCTGTTGACTACGGTAAGAAAAATATCCGTGTTAACTCCGTACACCCAGGCTATATCGTCACACCAATGAGTGCTCCACATATGGAACATCCGGATTACAAGAACTATTTCTTGTCTCAAATTGCCCTGCCGAATCTTGGAAAAGCCGAAGAAGTGGCTTCAGCGGTATTGTTCCTAGCATCAGACGAAGCAAGCCATATCACAGGTATCGAGTTACCGGTGGATGGTGGAGTTACAGCGAAATAA
- a CDS encoding TetR/AcrR family transcriptional regulator produces the protein MPLSVREQNKSTRYQHIVSAAERLFLELGLDSVQMQDVAKEAEVGIATVFRYFPKKDKLIVAVAIQNLERILPAFEQIASSPKTAYERLEDVLVYLLEDQDESNSSKFREAFESYASFTKEPLPDIEDYIEIQKQISNSLIPIIEDGKTDGSIRTDLSIKETLITIINTFGTFVNNVILKAPISFLEEDIDPLIQRRVLKDILLSYVRPV, from the coding sequence ATGCCACTAAGTGTTCGGGAACAAAATAAATCTACACGTTATCAACATATCGTCTCCGCAGCTGAGCGCTTATTTCTTGAACTTGGATTAGATAGCGTCCAAATGCAAGATGTAGCTAAAGAAGCAGAAGTCGGAATCGCCACAGTTTTTCGGTATTTCCCTAAAAAAGATAAACTTATTGTTGCTGTTGCTATTCAAAACCTTGAAAGAATACTGCCTGCATTCGAACAGATTGCATCCTCACCTAAGACGGCATATGAACGGTTGGAGGATGTGTTAGTCTACTTGCTTGAAGATCAAGATGAGAGTAACTCTTCCAAGTTTCGGGAAGCTTTTGAAAGCTACGCTTCTTTTACAAAAGAGCCATTACCAGACATTGAAGACTATATAGAAATCCAAAAACAAATTAGTAATAGCCTTATTCCAATTATTGAAGATGGTAAAACTGATGGATCCATTCGAACGGATCTATCCATCAAAGAAACCCTCATAACTATCATTAATACTTTTGGGACTTTCGTAAATAATGTCATATTGAAAGCACCTATTTCTTTTCTTGAGGAAGATATAGATCCACTAATTCAACGACGTGTATTAAAAGACATTCTCTTATCATATGTACGACCTGTTTAA